In Mycolicibacterium gadium, the genomic window TCGCCGAACGATCAGGACGCCATCATCACCGTCCGCAAGGACGGTCAGGTCACGTCGAACTCCGACATCGTCCTGCCGGAGATGGAGCCGGGCTACGCCGACACGTACATCGACGGCGTGCGCTACCGCGTCCGCACCGTCGACATCCGCCTGCCCGAACCGATGTCGGTGGCCGTCGGGGCGACGTACGAAGGAACCATCGCCGACATCAACAACCTGCATCGCCGGGTGATCATCATCTGCACCCTGGCGATCGGCGCCGCAACCGTGGGCGGGTGGGTGCTCGCCGCGTTCGCCGTGCGCCCGTTCAAACGCCTTGCCCAGCAGACCCGGCAGATCGACGCGGGCGACGAGGATCCCGACATCGACGTCGCCGGTGCCACCGAGGCCGTCGAGATCGCCGAGGCGGTGCAGGGACTGGTCGAACGTGTGTGGAACGAACAGGACAAGACCAAGGCGGCGTTGACGTCGGCCCGCGACTTCGCGTCGGTGTCCGCGCACGAACTCCGGACGCCGCTGACCGCGATGCGGACCAACCTCGAGGTGCTGGCCACGTTGGATCTGCCCGAGGAACAACGCAAGGAAGTCGTCAACGACGTCATCCGCACGCAGTCGCGCATCGAGGCCACGCTCGGGGCACTGGAGCGGCTGGCCCAGGGTGAGCTGTCGACGGCCGACGACCACGTGCCCGTCGACATCACCGAGCTGCTGGACCGCGCCGCCCACGACGCCATGCGGGTGTACCCGGAGCTGGACGTGTCGCTGGTGCCCGCGCCGACCGTGATCATCGTCGGGCTGCCTGCCGGGTTGCGGCTGGCGGTGGACAATGCGATCGCCAACGCCATCAAGCACGGGGGCGCGTCCCGGGTGCAGCTGTCGGCGGTCAGTTCGCGCGCCGGCGTGGAGATCGCGATCGACGACGACGGCGTCGGCGTCCCCGAAGAGGAACGCAAGCTGGTGTTCGACCGGTTCTCGCGCGGTTCGACAGCGTCGCACTCGGGGTCGGGGCTGGGGCTGGCGCTGGTTGCGCAGCAGGCCGAATTGCACGGCGGCACAGCCGCTCTGGAGGAGAGTCCGCTCGGCGGCGCCCGGCTGTTGCTGAGGCTGCCCGGCCCGAGCTAGTTGAGTCTCCTGGGAGAAAGTTACCTAGTGCCCAGTAGGTCGATAACAAAAATCAGAGTCTTGCCGGACAGCCGGTGCCCGCCGCCTGCGGGTCCGTAGGCCTGCTCCGGCGGGATGACGAGCTGGCGCCTGCCGCCGACCTTCATGCCGGGGATGCCGTCTTGCCAGCCCTGGATCAGGCCACGCAGCGGGAATTCGATCGACTCGTTTCGCGCCCACGAACTGTCGAACTCCTCGCCGGTGTCGAACTCGACGCCAACGTAGTGCACCTCGACGTTGCCACCGGGCACCGCCTCGGCACCGTCGCCGACGACCAGATCCTTGATGACCAGTTCGGTTGGAGGGGGGCCGTCGATGAACTCGATCTCGGGCTTCTGTCCTGAATTGGAAGTCACCGTATTCACCGTAGTCGGGCACACTGAAGCAATGGCGAAGGACCAAGACATTCTCGATCAGGTGAACCAGCTCGTTGCCGAGGAGAAGGAGCTGCGCGCGCAGCTGCAGCACCGCGAGATCGACGAGTCCGAGGAGCATCAACGTCTACGCGCCCTGGAGGTGCAGTTGGACCAGTGCTGGGACCTGCTGCGCCAGCGCCGCGCGCTTCGTGAGACCGGCGGCGATCCGGGGGCTGCGAGCGTCCGTCCGCCCGACGAGGTCGAGGGTTACCTCAACTGAACTCCGACACCGGAGCCGCCAGGCCGGCGACATCCGACGTCGTCGTCATCGGCGGCGGGCACAACGGGCTGGTGGCTGCCGCCTACCTCGCCCGAGCCGGTCGACGGGTACAGGTGCTGGAGCGGCTGGACCACGTCGGCGGCGCGGCGGTGTCCGCGCACGCCTTCGAGGGTGTGGACGCGCGGCTGTCGCGCTACTCGTATCTGGTGAGCCTGCTACCGCGGCGCATCGTCGAGGACCTGGGCGCTCGGGTTCGGCTGGTGCGCCGCCGCTATTCGTCGTACACACCCGATCCGGAAGCGGGCGGCCGGACCGGGCTGTTGATCGGGCCGCCCTCGACCTTCGACTCCGTGGGCGCGGCGTCGGACGAGGCCGGCTTCGAGGCGTTCTACCAACGCTGCCGCGCGCTGACGTCGCGCATGTGGCCGACGCTGCTGCGGCCGCTGAGCACCCGCGACGAAGCGCGCAGGCACGTCGGCGACGACGTCACCTGGCACCTGATGGTGGACGAGCCGATCGGACAGGCCATCACCGCCGCCGTGTCGAACGACCTCGTGCGCGGTGTGATGGCCACCGATGCGCTGATCGGCACGTTCGCCCGCCTCAACGATCCCGCGCTGACCCAGAACATCTGCTTCCTGTACCACCTGCTCGGCGGTGGCACCGGCGACTGGGACGTCCCGATCGGCGGTATGGGCGCGGTCAGCGGTGCACTGGCTGCCGCAGCCACCGGATACGGCGCCGAAATCATCTGTGATGCCGAGGTTTACGCGATCACCGCCGACGGGGAGGTGCGTTACCGTCGGGAGGGCCGCGACCACCGCGTCCACGCGGGACACATCCTTTCGAACGTCACGCCGACGGTGCTCGCGACGCTGCTGGGCGAACCCGCACCCGTGCAGGCACCGGGCGCGCAGGTGAAGGTCAACCTGATGCTGCAGAGACTGCCGCGGTTGCACGACCAAACCGTCTCGCCGGAACAGGCTTTCGGCGGGACATTCCACATCAACGAGACCTACCGCCAACTCGACACGGCCTACACGCGTGCGGATCACGGCGTCGTACCCGACCCGCTACCGTGCGAGATCTACTGTCACTCACTGACCGATCCGACGATCCTGTCCGACAGCCTTCGCGCCTCCGGCGCGCAGACATTGACGGTCTTCGGCCTGCACACCCCGCATACGCTGGTTTCCGCCGGCGACCCCGACCGAATGCGGGATACCTTGACCTCGGCAGTGCTCAACTCGCTGAACTCCGTTCTGGCCGAACCCATTCAAGATGTGCTGATGCAGGATTCCGCCGGACGGCTGTGCATCGAAGCGAAGACGACAGCCGACCTGGAGCACTCGCTCGGCATGACGGCGGGCAACATCTTCCACGGCGCGCTGTCGTGGCCGTTCGTCGAGAACGACGAGCCGCTGGACACCCCGGCGCGGCGCTGGGGTGTGGCGACCGCGCATGACCGGATTCTGTTGTGCGGCTCGGGATCACGCCGTGGTGGCGCGGTTTCGGGGATCGGCGGCCACAATGCCGCGATGGCCGTTCTGGAAATGTGATTTCGGCGCGCTAACGATCGCTGAGCGATTGTATGCGCACCAAAATCGATTGAAGCCGCTTGAGATCGGCGTCGTCGAGGGACGTCAGCGCCTCGGGTGCCGGGTCCTCGGTCGCGTCGATCATGCGAACCATCGCCTGGCCGTCTTCGGTGAGCGACACGATCTTGCAGCGTCGGTTCGCCGGATCGATCTCGCGCGCCACCAGCCCGCGACCCTCGAGGTCGTTGACCGCCACGGTCGCCGCAGGCGCGTCGATGGTTGCCGCATGCGCCAACTCCTTCACAGACATCGATCGACGGCTCAGTCGCTTGAGAATGCGAATCCTGCTGAACGGCAAGCCTGATCGCTCGACCACCGCCCGCTTCCACGAGTCGCGGTTGTCGATCACCACCGCGGCCATGGTGCGCCAGACCTCGTCGGCCAACGGGTTATCGGACATTGGCGACCTCCACTCGTGCGTCAGTTCCCGCGATCAGCGGTGCGAGTCGCTCGGCCGAACGCAGTGCGCGGGGCGAGGTCGAGTACACGCCGAGCGCGACGATCGTCACCCCGAGCAGCGCGCAGATGACCCACAGCGGTCGCGCAGCGACGGCGAAGTCCGCTCCCGCCGTCGCCAGCGCCGCCCCGGCGATCGAACCGCACACCGCCACACCGAGACTGACGCCCACCTGGCGGCTGGTGCTCGCGACGGCCGATGCCGCGCCGGCCCGGTCGGTCGGCATGCCGCTGACGGCAGCATTCGTGATCGGGGCGTTCACCATCGAGAAGCCGATGCCGAACACTGCGAAGATCATCAGTAGCTGCCACACCGGCGTCGTCGCGCTCAACGAGGTGAGCAGCACCGTCGACGCGGTGATCAGCACACCCGCGATGACGATCGACGGCCGGCTCCCCCATCGTCCGACCATCCGGCCCGACAGCGGTGAGAACACCAGCGCGCCAATGGCTACCGGCAGATAGATCAACCCGGTCTCCATGGCCGAGAATCCGCGCTCTTCCTGCAGGTAAAGCGACATCATGAACAGGAAGGCACCCCACGCCGCGAACGCGCACACCGCGATCACGGTCGCGGACGCGAACGGGATGCTGCGGAAGAAGCGGAGATCGATGAAGGGGTCGTGGCGTCGGGACTCGAAAAGGAGGAAGGCGACCAGGGCGATAGCCGCGACGACGGCCACGACGATGGTGCGGGCGTCACCCCAGCCGAAGTTCGGGCCTTCGATGAGGACGAAAACGGTGCCGAACAGGAAGGCCATGCCGAGGCCCTGACCGATCGGGTCGACGTCGCGCATGGTGGTCGACTTGGATTCCGGCACGAAGATCGCGGTGAGCAGGATCGCGAGCGCGCAGATCGGCAGGTTGATCCAGAACACCGAACGCCAGTTCACGAACTCGATGAGCGCCCCGCCGACGATCGGGCCCAACGCCATCGAGATGCCGACGACACCACCCCACACGCCGATGGCGCGGGCGCGCTCGACCCGGCCGGTGAACACCTGCGTGATGATCGACATGGCGACCGGGTTCATCATCGAACCGCCTACGGCTTGTACGAATCGCGCGGCGATCAGCGTCTCGATGTTGGGCGCGAGGCTGCACAGCAGGGAGCCGATCGCGAACACCGTCAGCCCGATCTGGAAGGTGCGCCGACGGCCGAACCGGTCCGCCGCCGCGCCCGCCAGCAACAGCAGCGACGCCAGCACCAGCGTGTAGATGTCGATGACCCACTGCAGCTGCGAGGCCGTGGCGCCGAGATCCTTGCGGATGTTCGGAATGGCGACGTTGACGATCGTCGCGTCCATCGACACGATCAGCAGGCTCAGGCAGCAGGACACCAAGATGATGGCCTTGCGCCTGGGGCTCAATGAGCGGACGACACTTTCATTCACACAACTATTGTGAAACTACAACTGTTGCGATGGCAAGCCCCGCCGCGAGTGAGATGCGTTACGACGCCGAGTGTGGAGTTATGACACGCTCGGGCCGGCTTGGGGTCTAGGGGTCGATGCAACAGTCTCTGATTCGTGTGGAGGCGTGTTGCGTTGTCTGTTTTGACTTTGAGCTCTGTTGTTCGTCAGTTCTGGAGGCATGTCAGTGATGGCCATACTGTCGAGGAGGCAAGCTGGGCTGTCGGCGTGTCGAGGCGCACGGGATTTCGCTGGTTCCGCGACGCTGGCGGGGTGAAACCACGATCGGTAGTGCCCAGCTCATCGGGCCTGAAGCCGCGGATGACGCTGCAGGATCGGATTCAGATCGAAATCGGCGTGGCGACCAATGAGTCGCTGCGTGCGATTGGTAGCCGGCTGTTACCTCCTCGGCCGGCGTCGACAATCAAACGCGAAATCGACAACAACGGCCGACACACCGTCGATCACCCGGACCGCAACTCAGGGTATCGGCGAAAGCATGCCTTCGGGGCACGCCAGAGTACCGCAGCGCCGCGGGGGGCTACTGCGCGCTGACGGCGCAGGCATACTCTGATCGGCGGGCGCGTCGCCCGAAAGCGGGCAAGCTGGCTGTTAGCGAGAAGCTGCACGATGAAGTGCAGGCCCGGCTGCTCGACGAGCACAGTCCCAAGCAGATCGCCAAGCGGTTGGTGCTGGATTTTCCCGACGATGTGGAGATGCGGGTGTCGCACGAAACCATCTACACCTCGATTTATGTCCAGGGCAAAGGCAGTCTGCGTCGCGAACTGCATACCTGTCTGCGCACCGGGCGAGCGTTGCGTAAGCCCCAGCGCCGCCCCGATGAACGCCGTGGTCGCATCCGCGACATGGTCAACATCAGTGAGCGTCCACCCGAGGCTGAAGACCGCGCGGTGCCCGGGCATTGGGAGGGCGATCTGATCCTGGGCAGTACTGCCTCGGGTTCAGCGATTGGCACCGTGGTCGAACGGATGACCCGGTTTGTGATGTTGCTGCATCTGCCCGACGATCACACCGCGGTGGCCGTGCAGGAAGCGATCGTGGCGAAAATGGCGCAACTGCCGTTGATCCTGCGCAAAACACTGACCTGGGATCAGGGCAGCGAGATGGCCAACCATGCGGCGATCGCCCAAGCCGCCGAGCTCAATATTTACTTCTGCGATCCGCACTCCCCGTGGCAGCGCGGCACCAATGAGAACACCAACGGCCTACTGCGCCAATACTTTGCCAAAGGCACCGACCTATCGGTCTTTCCGGCCGATTACCTCGACTACGTCGCGACCAAACTCAACCGCCGGCCCCGCGAAACCTTGAGCTGGAAAACACCCGCCGAAGCCCTCGACGAACTACTGTCCAACCCGTCCAAACCACCCGCTGTTGCATCTACCGCTTGAAACCGCCCGGTCGAAGCGTGCGGGTAACCCACGTTCGGCGGATGCGGGGGTGTGCTTACCGGGAGCCGGTGTCGACGTAGTCGCGCTCGGTGTACCCGGTGTAGATCTGGCGCGGACGGCCGATCTTGCCGCCACCCTCGTCGTGCATCTCCCGCCAGTGCGCGATCCACCCGGGCAGCCGACCCAGGGCGAACAGCACGGTGAACATGCGGGTCGGGAAGCCCATCGCCCGGTAGATCACGCCTGTGTAGAAGTCGACATTCGGGTACAGCTTGCGCTCGATGAAGAAGTCGTCGGTGAGCGCGACCTCTTCGAGCTCCTTGGCGATGTCCAGCAGCTCGTCGTCGCCACCGAGCTTGCCCAGGATCTTGTCGGCCTGCTCCTTGACGATGCGCGCCCGCGGGTCGTAGTTCTTGTAGACCCGGTGGCCGAAGCCCATCAGCTTGACGCCGTCTTCCTTGTTCTTGACCTTCTTGACGAAGGTCTGCACATCGTTTTCGCCGACGCGGATCTTCTCCAACATCTCGAGCACCGCCTGGTTGGCACCGCCGTGCAGCGGACCCCAGAGCGCGTTGATGCCGCCGGAGATCGAGGTGAACAGGTTGGCCTGCGAGCTGCCGACCAGGCGCACCGTCGACGTCGAGCAGTTCTGCTCGTGGTCGGCGTGCAGGATGAAGAGCATGTCGAGAGCGCGGACCAGTTCCGGGTCGACCTCGTAGGGCTCGGCCGGCAGACCGAACGTCATCCGCAGGAAGTTCTCGACGAGGCTCATCGAGTTGTCCGGGTAGAGGAACGGCTGGCCGACCGACTTCTTGTACGCGTACGCCGCGATCGTCGGCATCTTGGCCAGCAACCGGATCGTCGACAGTTCGACCTGCTCGTCGTCGAACGGATCCAGCGAGTCCTGGTAGTAAGCGCTTAGCGCATTCGCCGCGCTGGACAGCACCGGCATCGGGTGTGCGTTTCGCGGGAAGCCGTCGAAGAACCGCTTGAGGTCCTCGTGCAGCAGGGTGTGTCGCTGAATCTGGGTGGTGAAGGCCTCGAGCTGATCCGGGGTCGGCAGCTCGCCGTAGATCAGTAGGTAGCTGACTTCGATGAAGTTCGACTTCTCCGCCAGCTGCTCGATGGGATAGCCGCGGTAGCGCAGGATGCCGGCGTCGCCGTCGATATAGGTGATGGCGCTCTTCGTCGACGCGGTGTTGACGAAACCGTCGTCGTACGTGGTGTAGCCGGTCTTGGCCAGCAGCGAACCCAGGGCTATGCCGTCGGAGCCCTCGGTGGCCTTGACGACGTCCAATTCAAGCTCGCCACCGGGGTAGTTGAGCGTGGCATGCTCGTCTTTTTCGGCCACGGGGATCCCTTCTACGTTGCAAGGAATATCGAGAACATGTCGTGTCTGTCCCTCAAAAGGTAGTCCCATTCCAACGATCCCGCCCGAGGGGGGCCCGCCAGACGGTCAGACCGGCTGCCGATTGCCCGTCATGAGCCTGGTGAACTCGGCGAATGTGTCTTCCAGATAGGCGGCCACGTCGTCGATCGTCAGCTGGGTCCCGTCTCGGCCGCCTGCGGCCAGACCGGTCAGCGCGGTCATGAGCATCGAACCCCACACCGCGGAGACCAGCCGTGGCGCGCGATCGCCGATGCCCAGTCCCATCCGCCTGGCGAGTTCCGCGTCGATGGCGTTTCCGCGGTACTCCAGTGCGGACTGCCGCAAGGCCGACGACGACAAGATGATCCGCACGATGCACATCACCCGGTCCGCCGACAGCTCGCCGGCCGGTGCGATCTTCGCCGCAGTGGCCATCGCGAGATAGGCGTTCAGCAGCGCCTCGAAATGGTTGACGTCGTGCGGTTGGCGGGCCAGTTCGACGGCCGTCTGTTCCAGCACCTCGTCGATGAGGGCCAGCGCGATGGCGTCCTTGGTGGCGAAGTACCGGCTGAAGGTGCGCGGCGAGACGTCGGCCACGGCGGCGATCTGGTCGACGGTGGTGCGATCGAACCCTTGGCGTTCGCACAGGTCGACCGCAGCGTCGATGAGGGTGGCACGGGTGCGTTGCTTCTTGCGTTCCCGCAGCCCGAGGGTTGCCTCCCCGCTGAGATCAGACACGAACTCGGATGCTAGCCAGCCAACGTAAGAGGCCGCTGAGAAAAGTGGCACCCTCCGACAATTGGCCCCCTAGGTCACACTTTGTCATCGGCTGGGATCGCCGGGCACCCGCCACCGGGAATCCGGCCGAGCACCTACGGCTGTAACCGCTCGATGCGGCTGTTGTGCATGGTGATCGGCAGCTCGGCATCGGTGACGACGCGAATCCTGTTGTGCACCCTGTTCTCCCGGCCTTGCCAGAACTCCACCACCTCGGCAGAGATGAGGTACCCGCCCCAATTGGGCGGTACCGGCACCTCGTCGAGATTGGCGAACCGCTGAGTCGCCTCGGCCAACTGTTCCAGTAGCGCGGCCCGCGAGGCGATCGGCGCGGACTGGTGCGACGCCCAGGCGCCCAGCTGCGAACCCCGCGGACGCTTGGACCAGTAGTCCGCGGTCTGTTCGGCGGAAACCTTGGTGACCAGTCCCCGGACGTGGACCTGGCGGCCCAGCAGGTACCAGGGGAACGTCGCCGATGCGTACGGCGTCCGGGCCAGGTCATCACCTTTGGCGGAGTCGTAGTTGGTGAAGAACGTGATGCCGTCGGCGTCGACACCCTTGCAGAGCACTGAGCGGGTGGACGGGCGTCCGCGCGCATCGACGGTGCCCACCACCATCGCGTTGGGCTCGGCCACCCCTGCGCGTTCGGCGTCGGCTAACCACTTGTGCAGCAGCGCAACCCAGCCGTCAGCGAGCCAGTCCGCGTCGAGGTCGCCGCTGCCGTCCTTCTCCACCGAGCCGTACTCGACCCGCATTCTCGCCAGATGATCGTCGTCGCGAGGTGCCACGCGCTCACGCTACGCCTGCGCCGCTTGCCGACCCATTACCGACCGGTAGTAAATGGCGCGGCGGCGGGTGCGAGAATTTTGCCCATGACTACGGTGTCGACGGTTCCTGAGGATTTCGTACCCGGACTCGAGGGCGTGGTCGCCTTCACCACCGAGATCGCCGAACCCGACAAGGATGGCGGCGCGCTGCGCTATCGCGGCGTGGACATCGACGATCTGGTCAGCCAGCACGTCACCTTCGGCGATGTGTGGGCGCTGCTGGTCGACGGCAAGTTCGGCCGTGGCCTGCCGCCCGCCGAACCGTTCCCGCTGCCGATTCACAGCGGCGACGTGCGCGTCGACGTCCAGGCCGGCCTCGCGATGCTCGCCCCGATCTGGGGGTATGCGCCGCTGCTCGACATCGACGAACAAACCGCGCGCGACCAACTGGCCCGCGCGTCAGTGATGGCACTGTCCTACGTCGCGCAGTCCGCACGCGGCATCTATCGACCCGCGGTTCCGCAGCGGGTCGTCGACGAATGTTCCACCGTGACAGCACGATTCATGACCCGCTGGCAGGGTGAGCCCGACCCCAAGCACGTCGAGGCGATCGACGCCTACTGGGTGTCGGCCGCCGAGCACGGCATGAACGCGTCCACGTTTACCGCCCGCGTGATCGCCTCGACCGGTGCCGACGTCGCGGCCGCACTGTCCGGAGCCATCGGCGCGATGAGCGGACCGCTGCACGGCGGTGCGCCGGCCCGCGTGCTGCCGATGATCGAGGAGGTCGAGAAGACCGACGATGCGCGCGCGGTCGTCAAGGGCATCCTCGACCGCAAGGAAAAGCTGATGGGGTTCGGCCACCGCGTCTACCGCGCCGAGGACCCGCGGGCGCGGGTGCTGCGGGCCACCGCCAAGCGGTTGGGGGCGCCCCGCTTCGAGGTGGCGTCCGCGCTGGAGCAGGCCGCGCTCGCCGAGCTACGCGAACGCCGTCCCGACCGCGCGATCGAGACCAACGTCGAATTCTGGGCGGCGGTGATCCTGGACTTCGCCCAGGTACCGACCCAGATGATGCCCGCGATGTTCACCTGCGGTCGCACCGCCGGCTGGTGTGCGCACATCCTCGAGCAGATGCGGCTCGGCAAGCTGGTGCGCCCGGCCGCGATCTACGTCGGCCCGGGCCCGCGCAGCCCGGAGTCCGTCGAGGGTTGGGACCAAGTCGCCCGGTCGTGACAATCGAAACGTATCGTGCGGCGGCGACGAGCTTCGCCGCGCTGGTGCGCGACATTCCGGCCGGCGCGTGGGGCCAACCCGGACTGGGTGACTGGGACGTCCGCGCGCTGGTGGGCCACACGTCGCGCTCGCTGACCACCGTGCTCAGCTACCTGCAAACCGCCGCGGACCGTGAGGACATCGCGACTCCGCACGAGTACTACGTGCGGGTGACACCGTCCGCGCTGGGTATCGATCCCGCCGATGTCGCCGAGCGCGGCAGACAGGCGGGCCGGGATCTCGGCGCGGATCCGGCGGCCGCCGTCGACGCGTTGGTCTCAGAAGTGCTTGACGCGCTCACAGAGATCGACGGCGATCCATTGATCAAGATCATTGGCGGCCTGGGAATTCGACTGCGCACGTACCTGCCGACCCGGGTGTTCGAACTGGCTGTCCACGGGGTCGACATCGCCAGGGCGGTCGACATTTTGTTCCAGGTGCCCGAGGACGTAATCGCCGAGGCCCTCGACGTCGCGACGCGCACGGCCATTGCAACCGGCCGAGGAGAGTCGCTGCTACTGGCGCTGACGGGTCGCTCCGCGTTGCCGCCGTCATTCTCCGTGGTGTGAGCCGGCAAAGATTACATACAACACGAGCGACCCGGAAATGAACCTAAACCTGTGAACTTCCTTCTAGGGTGGGCGGGTGCCTCAGATGGATCGCCGCAACATGATGACGATGATGGCGGGTCTTGGCTTCATGGCAGCCACGATTCCCCTCGCCCAAGCCCAGGCCGGCCCGCTGAATCGGGCGCCGCTGCCGACGCAGCCGCCGACAGCCGACCCGGGAACCTACATCTTCCACGACGAGTTCGACGGGCCGGCCGGATCGGCCCCCGATCCGTCCAAGTGGTTGATCCAAACCTGGCAGGACGAGGTCTTCCCGCCGGTTGAGGGCATCTATCGCGACGACCGCCGCAACATCTTCCAGGACGGAAACTCCAACCTGGTGATGATGGCCACCAACGAGATGGGCACCTACTACGGCGCCAAGTTGCGCGGCATCTGGCGCGGCATGATCAACCAGACGTGGGAAGCGCGGATCAAGCTCGACTGCCTGACCCCCGGCTGCTGGCCGGCGTTCTGGGCCGTCAACGAGGATCCGCTGCCCGACGGTGAGGTCGACGTCTTCGAGTGGTACGGCAACAACCAGTGGCCGCCCGGCACCACGGTGCACGCCGCGTCCAACGGCAAGACCTGGGAGGGCAAGTCGATCCCCGGCATGGTCGACAACGCCTGGCACACGTGGCGAATGCACTGGGGCGAGGACGGTTTCACGTTCTGGCGGGATTACGTCGATGGCGCCGAACCGTACTTCCATGTGCCGCCCAACCCGATTCCCGTGTCGGGCCGGCCCGGTGACCTCCGGTGGCCCTTCAGCATTCCCGGCTACTGGATGCAGCCGATGTTCACCCTCGCGGTCGGTGGGCCCGGTGGCGGCAACCCGGCCGCCGGTGTGTTCCCGGCGACCATGCTCGTCGACTACCTCCGCGTCTGGTAACTCATCGCTCCGCTTTGATGACCTGAATCAGGTTGAACTGCCAGCGCTCCAACAGCCGGTAGCCGGTTTCACGGGTTACGGCGAAGGCCGGGGTGCCGCCGAATAGCGGGCCCGGATCCATCGCCGGATGCTGTTCGTGGGCAGGCCGTTCCGGATCGGCCTGCGTGATGATCCACAGGACGCGGCAGACGTTCAGGGGACCTACCGACGCCTCAGGTATGAGGTTGGTGTCGAAGACGTCGTCGCGCTCGACCGCCGTCTGCCACAGGCTGATGTCGACGACGTTGTCGTAGGCATCGGGCCGAGCCGCGAGCAGGGGGCGCATCGGCGCGGGCATGAAGGTCACGGTGTCGTTCACCAGCAGGCACTCACCCGGCTCGCCCTTGGACTTCGCTTCGATGAGGTCGGCGACCTGGCTGTAGTCCATTCCGTATTTCGCATACGGACTGCGTTGCACCAGAAGGTAATTGGGCGCCGCCGCAGCAGCGAAGACGACCAGCACGACGGCGACTGCCCATGGCCGGACCGCCAACGCGCCGACGCACACCCCCAGTGCGAGTGCCATCGCCGGTGCGGTGAAGCACAGATACCGCGGCGTGTAGATCGGATGGACCAGGGCCGACCACCCGAGGATCAACACGGTAGGGACCACCAGCCACGCGATCGCGACGGCCAACAACTGGCGATCCGGCCCGGAAAGTTCCGCAGATGTGAAGCGCCACAAGATGATCGCTCCGAGGACGACGCAGCAGGAGACGATCAGGAACAACGGGCTTCTCTCGAAGTACTGCTGAACGGCCACGTCTTCGACGGTCCGGCGGCCCACCGGTGAGATCCAGATGATCTGGTGCGCTTGACCGACGGCCAGCCGCACGAACGGCGCCACCGCCAGACATGTGCACACCATGGCGACGGCGAACCGTACGACGACGGTCCGGGCCGGACGATGAAAGCACAGGAAGACGGCGTGTGCCAGGAACATCAGCGCGAGGTAAACGTCGAGCAGAATCGATGCCGTCATGGCCGCCGCGTAGCAGAGCCAGATCCAGTCGTTGTTGCGGCGCACACCGTGCACCAGCAGAACAGTCGACCACGCGGCGGCCAGCATCGTCAGCGCGTACGGCCGCGCCTCGATGCCGGCCCACGTCGCGCGCGGCAGGATCGCGCACAGGACACCGGCGCTCAGTGCGACAGTGCGCGTCGAGAACTGTCTGCCCAGCACCACGACGCCCGCCGCAGCACCGCCGACGGCCAGTGCGCTGGGCACGCGCGACCAGAACTCCGTCGGTCCGAAGATCGTGAACCAGCCGTGCATGAGCACGTAATACAGGCCGTGGACGGCGTCGACGTTGCCCATCATGTGCCACAGCTGACCCAGCGAGCGACTGTACGACGCCGAGATCGTCGCCGCCTCGTCGTACCAGAAGGATGGCCGACCGGCGCCGGCGATGCTGAGCGCGGCGCCGAACACCCCCACGACGAGGGGATCGAGCACCGCGACCCTCGACTTCG contains:
- a CDS encoding citrate synthase, translated to MAEKDEHATLNYPGGELELDVVKATEGSDGIALGSLLAKTGYTTYDDGFVNTASTKSAITYIDGDAGILRYRGYPIEQLAEKSNFIEVSYLLIYGELPTPDQLEAFTTQIQRHTLLHEDLKRFFDGFPRNAHPMPVLSSAANALSAYYQDSLDPFDDEQVELSTIRLLAKMPTIAAYAYKKSVGQPFLYPDNSMSLVENFLRMTFGLPAEPYEVDPELVRALDMLFILHADHEQNCSTSTVRLVGSSQANLFTSISGGINALWGPLHGGANQAVLEMLEKIRVGENDVQTFVKKVKNKEDGVKLMGFGHRVYKNYDPRARIVKEQADKILGKLGGDDELLDIAKELEEVALTDDFFIERKLYPNVDFYTGVIYRAMGFPTRMFTVLFALGRLPGWIAHWREMHDEGGGKIGRPRQIYTGYTERDYVDTGSR
- a CDS encoding TetR family transcriptional regulator, giving the protein MSDLSGEATLGLRERKKQRTRATLIDAAVDLCERQGFDRTTVDQIAAVADVSPRTFSRYFATKDAIALALIDEVLEQTAVELARQPHDVNHFEALLNAYLAMATAAKIAPAGELSADRVMCIVRIILSSSALRQSALEYRGNAIDAELARRMGLGIGDRAPRLVSAVWGSMLMTALTGLAAGGRDGTQLTIDDVAAYLEDTFAEFTRLMTGNRQPV
- the pdxH gene encoding pyridoxamine 5'-phosphate oxidase, which encodes MRVEYGSVEKDGSGDLDADWLADGWVALLHKWLADAERAGVAEPNAMVVGTVDARGRPSTRSVLCKGVDADGITFFTNYDSAKGDDLARTPYASATFPWYLLGRQVHVRGLVTKVSAEQTADYWSKRPRGSQLGAWASHQSAPIASRAALLEQLAEATQRFANLDEVPVPPNWGGYLISAEVVEFWQGRENRVHNRIRVVTDAELPITMHNSRIERLQP
- a CDS encoding citrate synthase 2 is translated as MSTVPEDFVPGLEGVVAFTTEIAEPDKDGGALRYRGVDIDDLVSQHVTFGDVWALLVDGKFGRGLPPAEPFPLPIHSGDVRVDVQAGLAMLAPIWGYAPLLDIDEQTARDQLARASVMALSYVAQSARGIYRPAVPQRVVDECSTVTARFMTRWQGEPDPKHVEAIDAYWVSAAEHGMNASTFTARVIASTGADVAAALSGAIGAMSGPLHGGAPARVLPMIEEVEKTDDARAVVKGILDRKEKLMGFGHRVYRAEDPRARVLRATAKRLGAPRFEVASALEQAALAELRERRPDRAIETNVEFWAAVILDFAQVPTQMMPAMFTCGRTAGWCAHILEQMRLGKLVRPAAIYVGPGPRSPESVEGWDQVARS
- a CDS encoding maleylpyruvate isomerase family mycothiol-dependent enzyme is translated as METYRAAATSFAALVRDIPAGAWGQPGLGDWDVRALVGHTSRSLTTVLSYLQTAADREDIATPHEYYVRVTPSALGIDPADVAERGRQAGRDLGADPAAAVDALVSEVLDALTEIDGDPLIKIIGGLGIRLRTYLPTRVFELAVHGVDIARAVDILFQVPEDVIAEALDVATRTAIATGRGESLLLALTGRSALPPSFSVV
- a CDS encoding glycoside hydrolase family 16 protein, whose protein sequence is MDRRNMMTMMAGLGFMAATIPLAQAQAGPLNRAPLPTQPPTADPGTYIFHDEFDGPAGSAPDPSKWLIQTWQDEVFPPVEGIYRDDRRNIFQDGNSNLVMMATNEMGTYYGAKLRGIWRGMINQTWEARIKLDCLTPGCWPAFWAVNEDPLPDGEVDVFEWYGNNQWPPGTTVHAASNGKTWEGKSIPGMVDNAWHTWRMHWGEDGFTFWRDYVDGAEPYFHVPPNPIPVSGRPGDLRWPFSIPGYWMQPMFTLAVGGPGGGNPAAGVFPATMLVDYLRVW